A region from the Populus trichocarpa isolate Nisqually-1 chromosome 18, P.trichocarpa_v4.1, whole genome shotgun sequence genome encodes:
- the LOC7476258 gene encoding uncharacterized protein LOC7476258 isoform X1: MLDFTPLPGHATLTTTTSRSLLSSALNKSLVFRHHAASASNRTLPGRITCETMSSSTGTAFPTLRSVTIPYTDLKNKDADLSAKIEEGFGPNGLGILSISDVPGFSSLRQNLLHLSPRLANLPQKVKDELEDPHSRYNFGWSHGKEKLESGKPDLLKGSFYANPILDVPTTDMCLKQRYPSYCSSNIWPGSALPELETAFKALGKLMHDVGLMVAYHCDQYVSKGMEVDQNESLEQILIRSRCHKGRLLYYFPALRSDCVPDGDSTSSWCGWHTDHGSLTGLTCAMFKRDGVEIPCPDSIAGLYIKTRTDQIVKVVFGEGEVAYQIGETAEILSRGYLCATPHSVQAPKGEEASGVDRSTFALFMQPDWDERLNFPKEMHIHKDLVLANSCLTFGEYSEMLLDKYYHLKT; the protein is encoded by the exons atgcttgattttacaCCATTACCAGGGCATGCGACATTGACAACGACGACTTCAAGGTCCCTCCTCTCCTCTgcattaaataaatcattagtATTTCGCCATCACGCGGCTTCTGCCTCTAATCGGACTCTTCCCGGCCGGATTACCTGCGAAACGATGTCGAGCTCAACTGGAACCGCTTTCCCCACTTTAAGAAGTGTCACCATACCCTATACTGACCTCAAG AACAAGGATGCAGACTTGTCGGCCAAGATAGAGGAAGGTTTTGGACCCAACGGCCTTGggattctttcaatttctgaT GTCCCTGGATTTTCTTCGTTGCGTCAAAATCTTCTACATCTTTCACCCAG ACTTGCCAACCTTCCTCAAAAGGTAAAGGATGAGCTTGAAGATCCACACAGTAG GTATAACTTTGGATGGAGTCATGGGAAGGAGAAGCTTGAATCTGGGAAGCCTG ATCTACTGAAAGGCTCTTTTTATGCAAATCCAATATTAGATGTTCCTACCACTGACATGTGTCTAAAACAGCG GTATCCATCTTATTGTTCTTCAAACATATGGCCTGGCAGTGCTTTGCCAGAATTGGAAACTG CTTTCAAAGCACTTGGAAAGCTGATGCATGATGTTGGATTGATGGTAGCTTATCACTGTGATCAATATG TATCCAAAGGAATGGAAGTGGATCAAAATGAAAGCCTCGAACAGATACTTATTCGTTCTCGGTGTCATAAAGGCCGGttgctttattattttcctGCACTAAGGAG TGATTGTGTCCCAGATGGTGACTCAACATCATCTTGGTGTGGGTGGCATACAGATCATGGCTCGCTGACAG GTTTGACTTGTGCCATGTTTAAGAGAGATGGTGTAGAAATACCTTGCCCTGATAGCATTGCTGGCCTTTATATTAAAACACGAACTGAtcaaattgtcaaa GTTGTGTTTGGAGAAGGTGAGGTAGCGTACCAAATTGGTGAAACAGCTGAAATACTGTCAAGAGGTTATCTTTGTGCAACACCGCACTCTGTTCAG GCACCCAAAGGGGAGGAGGCTTCTGGTGTTGACAGATCAACATTTGCATTATTCATGCAACCCGATTG GGATGAGAGACTTAACTTTCCCAAGGAGATGCATATTCACAAAGAT CTGGTGCTAGCCAATAGCTGTCTCACGTTTGGAGAATATTCTGAGATGCTGCTGGATAAGTATTACCACTTGAAAACATAA
- the LOC7476258 gene encoding uncharacterized protein LOC7476258 isoform X2, with the protein MLDFTPLPGHATLTTTTSRSLLSSALNKSLVFRHHAASASNRTLPGRITCETMSSSTGTAFPTLRSVTIPYTDLKNKDADLSAKIEEGFGPNGLGILSISDVPGFSSLRQNLLHLSPRLANLPQKVKDELEDPHSRYNFGWSHGKEKLESGKPDLLKGSFYANPILDVPTTDMCLKQRYPSYCSSNIWPGSALPELETVSKGMEVDQNESLEQILIRSRCHKGRLLYYFPALRSDCVPDGDSTSSWCGWHTDHGSLTGLTCAMFKRDGVEIPCPDSIAGLYIKTRTDQIVKVVFGEGEVAYQIGETAEILSRGYLCATPHSVQAPKGEEASGVDRSTFALFMQPDWDERLNFPKEMHIHKDLVLANSCLTFGEYSEMLLDKYYHLKT; encoded by the exons atgcttgattttacaCCATTACCAGGGCATGCGACATTGACAACGACGACTTCAAGGTCCCTCCTCTCCTCTgcattaaataaatcattagtATTTCGCCATCACGCGGCTTCTGCCTCTAATCGGACTCTTCCCGGCCGGATTACCTGCGAAACGATGTCGAGCTCAACTGGAACCGCTTTCCCCACTTTAAGAAGTGTCACCATACCCTATACTGACCTCAAG AACAAGGATGCAGACTTGTCGGCCAAGATAGAGGAAGGTTTTGGACCCAACGGCCTTGggattctttcaatttctgaT GTCCCTGGATTTTCTTCGTTGCGTCAAAATCTTCTACATCTTTCACCCAG ACTTGCCAACCTTCCTCAAAAGGTAAAGGATGAGCTTGAAGATCCACACAGTAG GTATAACTTTGGATGGAGTCATGGGAAGGAGAAGCTTGAATCTGGGAAGCCTG ATCTACTGAAAGGCTCTTTTTATGCAAATCCAATATTAGATGTTCCTACCACTGACATGTGTCTAAAACAGCG GTATCCATCTTATTGTTCTTCAAACATATGGCCTGGCAGTGCTTTGCCAGAATTGGAAACTG TATCCAAAGGAATGGAAGTGGATCAAAATGAAAGCCTCGAACAGATACTTATTCGTTCTCGGTGTCATAAAGGCCGGttgctttattattttcctGCACTAAGGAG TGATTGTGTCCCAGATGGTGACTCAACATCATCTTGGTGTGGGTGGCATACAGATCATGGCTCGCTGACAG GTTTGACTTGTGCCATGTTTAAGAGAGATGGTGTAGAAATACCTTGCCCTGATAGCATTGCTGGCCTTTATATTAAAACACGAACTGAtcaaattgtcaaa GTTGTGTTTGGAGAAGGTGAGGTAGCGTACCAAATTGGTGAAACAGCTGAAATACTGTCAAGAGGTTATCTTTGTGCAACACCGCACTCTGTTCAG GCACCCAAAGGGGAGGAGGCTTCTGGTGTTGACAGATCAACATTTGCATTATTCATGCAACCCGATTG GGATGAGAGACTTAACTTTCCCAAGGAGATGCATATTCACAAAGAT CTGGTGCTAGCCAATAGCTGTCTCACGTTTGGAGAATATTCTGAGATGCTGCTGGATAAGTATTACCACTTGAAAACATAA